One genomic region from Candidatus Eisenbacteria bacterium encodes:
- a CDS encoding ABC transporter substrate-binding protein → MPRRRFLIPILALLVAGVYALGHLPKEKAPRANAPREAFSIAQPLRILSLSPNITEILFRLGLGDEVVGVTDFCRFPPEAATKPKVGALLNPNIERMFLLEPSLVIALPAHGDLPEKLAARGIRALVLRNDTVADVLASIDSIGAAARREREAGALVDSIRARVAAARSDPPARRWKAMIVVSRTPGTVRDVFVAGPGTFLDELLRTAGGANVFSESIARYPEPSAEEILYRNPEAIIEIQPLGRNAATETALARADWAALPGLAAAERGNVFVLVGDHLVVPGPRLGETLRDLAAVLREVR, encoded by the coding sequence TTGCCGAGAAGAAGGTTCTTGATTCCAATCCTTGCGCTGCTTGTCGCGGGCGTTTATGCGCTTGGCCATCTTCCGAAGGAGAAGGCGCCGCGCGCGAACGCACCCCGGGAGGCGTTCTCGATCGCGCAGCCCCTTCGCATCCTCTCCCTCTCGCCGAACATCACCGAGATCCTCTTCCGCCTCGGCCTCGGGGACGAGGTCGTCGGCGTCACCGACTTCTGCCGCTTCCCCCCGGAGGCTGCGACGAAGCCGAAGGTCGGCGCGCTTCTGAACCCGAACATCGAGCGGATGTTCCTTCTCGAGCCGAGCCTCGTGATCGCTCTCCCCGCGCACGGAGATCTTCCCGAGAAGCTCGCCGCGCGGGGAATTCGCGCGCTCGTTCTTCGGAACGACACGGTGGCGGACGTGCTTGCGTCGATCGACTCGATCGGGGCGGCGGCTCGGCGCGAAAGAGAGGCCGGCGCTCTCGTCGATTCAATCCGCGCGCGTGTCGCAGCCGCCAGGAGCGATCCGCCGGCGCGGCGATGGAAGGCGATGATCGTGGTGAGCCGAACGCCGGGAACGGTGCGCGACGTGTTTGTCGCCGGGCCTGGCACGTTTCTCGACGAGCTTCTCCGCACGGCCGGGGGCGCGAACGTCTTCTCCGAGTCGATCGCGCGCTACCCGGAGCCGAGCGCCGAGGAGATCCTCTATCGCAATCCGGAAGCGATCATCGAGATCCAACCGCTCGGGAGGAACGCGGCGACGGAGACCGCCCTCGCGCGCGCCGACTGGGCGGCGCTCCCCGGTCTCGCGGCGGCCGAGCGGGGGAACGTCTTCGTGCTCGTCGGCGATCATCTGGTCGTTCCGGGGCCGCGCCTCGGCGAGACGCTCCGCGATCTCGCGGCGGTTCTTCGGGAGGTTCGCTAG